AGCTGGAACAGATGACGGCAGGGGAAGTGATGACACCCAATCCGGTTACGGTTGCTGAGGATGCGACAATTGGTGAGGCAGCACAGAAGATGCTAGAAAACAAGATCAGCGGTCTACCCGTCCTTGATCCTGTCGGCGTGAATCTTGTTGGTATCATCACAGAGTCCGATATTT
Above is a genomic segment from Candidatus Poribacteria bacterium containing:
- a CDS encoding CBS domain-containing protein, translating into MAQELSTAEPETEIVEAYQLMLNDQIRRLPVVASDRLVGFDLLSNTEQTLSQKLEQMTAGEVMTPNPVTVAEDATIGEAAQKMLENKISGLPVLDPVGVNLVGIITESDI